The Carassius auratus strain Wakin chromosome 5, ASM336829v1, whole genome shotgun sequence genome includes a window with the following:
- the add2 gene encoding beta-adducin isoform X2, translating into MSRTPTPKGTPVQHSPVDGECLEGEMIQSPQQSTPSSGLKKRISSLLQSPSFREELDVLIQEQMKKEGSSSNMWALRQIADFMATHGSPASLPITQSTVTMVSPINDLHGWEPGSMVKGERLMRCKLASVHRLVDLYGWAQLASTCLTMRVSKEQEHFLVLPDGLAYGEVTASSLVKVNILGEVVEKGSTTLGVDLSAFSLHSAIYSARPDVRCLLHLHTPAIAAVSAMKCGLLPLSHEALLVGEVAYYDYNGVMEAEEDRVELQKSLGPTCKVLVLRNHGIVALGDSVEEAFYTMYHIQTACQIQVAALCSAGGEQNLIMLDRNIHRPVATGTVGWAGSTFGPMHKSRLGEHEFEALMRTLDNLGYRTGYAYRFPVLLERSRTRREVEVPATVTSFSFHEDGVQPHPRLHPHAQRQQQKTRWLNTPNLYQKVSQDQASPGHRTTWQKTEENTQGSGKAIKIENPNQFVPLFTNPKEVLETRNKIREQNRQDMKTAGPRSQVLASVITDNSPPSPEAVEPPATLEPETPNPFNELTDQELEEYRKEVQRKQHSQQDDGKITDAVQNDKGDEKKQQEELEKQMKALSTTDTSETTPVPPTAPTNKPAGNTPEGSPSKSPSKKKKKFKAPCFLKKSKKQKEKAES; encoded by the exons tcCTTTAGAGAGGAGCTGGATGTGCTGATTCAGGAGCAGATGAAGAAAGAAGGAAGTTCCTCCAATATGTGGGCTCTCAGACAGATCGCAGACTTCATGGCCACTCACGGATCTCCAGCCTCGCTGCCCATCACTCAATCCA CCGTTACCATGGTGAGCCCCATTAACGATCTGCACGGATGGGAGCCGGGCTCCATGGTGAAGGGGGAGAGACTGATGCGCTGCAAGCTGGCTAGTGTTCACCGTCTGGTGGATCTGTACGGCTGGGCCCAGCTGGCCAGCACGTGCCTCACA ATGCGTGTTAGTAAAGAGCAGGAACATTTCCTCGTGCTGCCGGATGGTCTGGCCTACGGGGAGGTGACTGCCTCCAGTCTG GTGAAGGTGAATATTCTCGGGGAGGTGGTAGAGAAAGGCAGCACTACTCTGGGAGTGGATCTGTCTGCATTCAGCTTGCACTCTGCCATCTATTCAGCTCGACCGGACGTCCGCTGCCTGCTGCACCTCCACACTCCAGCCATAGCTGCG gtgtcagccaTGAAATGTGGCCTTCTACCGCTATCCCATGAGGCTTTGCTGGTGGGCGAGGTAGCTTATTATGACTATAATGGAGTGATGGAGGCAGAAGAGGACAGAGTTGAACTCCAGAAGAGCCTCGGCCCTACATGCAAG GTGCTGGTATTGAGGAACCATGGAATCGTGGCCCTGGGAGATTCAGTGGAGGAGGCCTTTTACACAATGTACCACATCCAGACCGCCTGTCAAATACAG GTGGCAGCACTGTGCAGCGCTGGAGGGGAACAAAACCTAATCATGCTGGACCGCAACATTCACAGGCCAGTCGCCACAGGCACTGTGGGTTGGGCCGGATCCACCTTCGGCCCCATGCACAAGAGCAGGCTGGGAGAACATGAGTTTGAAGCATTGATGAGGACGCTGGACAATCTG GGTTACCGTACAGGATACGCCTACCGCTTCCCAGTGCTGCTGGAGCGCTCCAGAACCAGGAGAGAGGTGGAGGTTCCTGCCACCGTCACATCATTTTCCTTTCACGAGGACGGGGTTCAGCCTCATCCCCGACTCCATCCCCATGCCCAGAGACAACAGCAGAAGACTAGATGGCTGAACACCCCAAATCTCTATCAAAAAGTCAGCCAGGACCAGGCCAGTCCGGGACATCGGACCACG TGGCAGAAGACAGAGGAAAACACACAGGGCAGTGGAAAGGCTATTAAGATTGAGAATCCAAACCAGTTTGTCCCTCTGTTCACCAACCCAAAGGAGGTGCTTGAGACTAGAAATAAG ATAAGAGAGCAGAATCGTCAGGACATGAAGACAGCTGGACCTCGGTCTCAGGTGTTAGCCAGTGTCATCACAGACAACAGTCCACCG TCTCCAGAGGCTGTGGAGCCTCCAGCCACACTGGAACCAGAGACTCCAAACCCCTTCAATGAGCTGACGGATCAGGAGCTGGAGGAATACCGCAAGGAGGTGCAGCGCAAACAACACAGCCAGCAGGACG ATGGAAAAATCACAGATGCTGTGCAGAACGATAAAGGCGATGAAAAGAAACAGCAGGAGGAGCTAGAAAAACAAATGAAGGCCCTGTCCACCACTGACACTTCAGAAACCACACCGGTCCCACCCACTGCCCCGACTAACAAGCCTGCAGGCAACACCCCAGAGGGCTCACCTTCCAAATCGCCAtcgaagaaaaaaaagaagttcaAGGCCCCTTGTTTTCTAAAGAAAAGcaagaaacaaaaagagaaagcAGAATCTTGA
- the add2 gene encoding beta-adducin isoform X1, protein MSRTPTPKGTPVQHSPVDGECLEGEMIQSPQQSTPSSGLKKRISSLLQSPSFREELDVLIQEQMKKEGSSSNMWALRQIADFMATHGSPASLPITQSTVTMVSPINDLHGWEPGSMVKGERLMRCKLASVHRLVDLYGWAQLASTCLTMRVSKEQEHFLVLPDGLAYGEVTASSLVKVNILGEVVEKGSTTLGVDLSAFSLHSAIYSARPDVRCLLHLHTPAIAAVSAMKCGLLPLSHEALLVGEVAYYDYNGVMEAEEDRVELQKSLGPTCKVLVLRNHGIVALGDSVEEAFYTMYHIQTACQIQVAALCSAGGEQNLIMLDRNIHRPVATGTVGWAGSTFGPMHKSRLGEHEFEALMRTLDNLGYRTGYAYRFPVLLERSRTRREVEVPATVTSFSFHEDGVQPHPRLHPHAQRQQQKTRWLNTPNLYQKVSQDQASPGHRTTWQKTEENTQGSGKAIKIENPNQFVPLFTNPKEVLETRNKIREQNRQDMKTAGPRSQVLASVITDNSPPSPEAVEPPATLEPETPNPFNELTDQELEEYRKEVQRKQHSQQDGVEEEVNDSGTSPTTSPKKTPPSDGKITDAVQNDKGDEKKQQEELEKQMKALSTTDTSETTPVPPTAPTNKPAGNTPEGSPSKSPSKKKKKFKAPCFLKKSKKQKEKAES, encoded by the exons tcCTTTAGAGAGGAGCTGGATGTGCTGATTCAGGAGCAGATGAAGAAAGAAGGAAGTTCCTCCAATATGTGGGCTCTCAGACAGATCGCAGACTTCATGGCCACTCACGGATCTCCAGCCTCGCTGCCCATCACTCAATCCA CCGTTACCATGGTGAGCCCCATTAACGATCTGCACGGATGGGAGCCGGGCTCCATGGTGAAGGGGGAGAGACTGATGCGCTGCAAGCTGGCTAGTGTTCACCGTCTGGTGGATCTGTACGGCTGGGCCCAGCTGGCCAGCACGTGCCTCACA ATGCGTGTTAGTAAAGAGCAGGAACATTTCCTCGTGCTGCCGGATGGTCTGGCCTACGGGGAGGTGACTGCCTCCAGTCTG GTGAAGGTGAATATTCTCGGGGAGGTGGTAGAGAAAGGCAGCACTACTCTGGGAGTGGATCTGTCTGCATTCAGCTTGCACTCTGCCATCTATTCAGCTCGACCGGACGTCCGCTGCCTGCTGCACCTCCACACTCCAGCCATAGCTGCG gtgtcagccaTGAAATGTGGCCTTCTACCGCTATCCCATGAGGCTTTGCTGGTGGGCGAGGTAGCTTATTATGACTATAATGGAGTGATGGAGGCAGAAGAGGACAGAGTTGAACTCCAGAAGAGCCTCGGCCCTACATGCAAG GTGCTGGTATTGAGGAACCATGGAATCGTGGCCCTGGGAGATTCAGTGGAGGAGGCCTTTTACACAATGTACCACATCCAGACCGCCTGTCAAATACAG GTGGCAGCACTGTGCAGCGCTGGAGGGGAACAAAACCTAATCATGCTGGACCGCAACATTCACAGGCCAGTCGCCACAGGCACTGTGGGTTGGGCCGGATCCACCTTCGGCCCCATGCACAAGAGCAGGCTGGGAGAACATGAGTTTGAAGCATTGATGAGGACGCTGGACAATCTG GGTTACCGTACAGGATACGCCTACCGCTTCCCAGTGCTGCTGGAGCGCTCCAGAACCAGGAGAGAGGTGGAGGTTCCTGCCACCGTCACATCATTTTCCTTTCACGAGGACGGGGTTCAGCCTCATCCCCGACTCCATCCCCATGCCCAGAGACAACAGCAGAAGACTAGATGGCTGAACACCCCAAATCTCTATCAAAAAGTCAGCCAGGACCAGGCCAGTCCGGGACATCGGACCACG TGGCAGAAGACAGAGGAAAACACACAGGGCAGTGGAAAGGCTATTAAGATTGAGAATCCAAACCAGTTTGTCCCTCTGTTCACCAACCCAAAGGAGGTGCTTGAGACTAGAAATAAG ATAAGAGAGCAGAATCGTCAGGACATGAAGACAGCTGGACCTCGGTCTCAGGTGTTAGCCAGTGTCATCACAGACAACAGTCCACCG TCTCCAGAGGCTGTGGAGCCTCCAGCCACACTGGAACCAGAGACTCCAAACCCCTTCAATGAGCTGACGGATCAGGAGCTGGAGGAATACCGCAAGGAGGTGCAGCGCAAACAACACAGCCAGCAGGACG GTGTGGAGGAGGAGGTGAATGACTCGGGGACTTCCCCAACTACCTCCCCCAAAAAGACCCCACCATCAG ATGGAAAAATCACAGATGCTGTGCAGAACGATAAAGGCGATGAAAAGAAACAGCAGGAGGAGCTAGAAAAACAAATGAAGGCCCTGTCCACCACTGACACTTCAGAAACCACACCGGTCCCACCCACTGCCCCGACTAACAAGCCTGCAGGCAACACCCCAGAGGGCTCACCTTCCAAATCGCCAtcgaagaaaaaaaagaagttcaAGGCCCCTTGTTTTCTAAAGAAAAGcaagaaacaaaaagagaaagcAGAATCTTGA
- the add2 gene encoding beta-adducin isoform X4 has product MSRTPTPKGTPVQHSPVDGECLEGEMIQSPQQSTPSSGLKKRISSLLQSPSFREELDVLIQEQMKKEGSSSNMWALRQIADFMATHGSPASLPITQSTVTMVSPINDLHGWEPGSMVKGERLMRCKLASVHRLVDLYGWAQLASTCLTMRVSKEQEHFLVLPDGLAYGEVTASSLVKVNILGEVVEKGSTTLGVDLSAFSLHSAIYSARPDVRCLLHLHTPAIAAVSAMKCGLLPLSHEALLVGEVAYYDYNGVMEAEEDRVELQKSLGPTCKVLVLRNHGIVALGDSVEEAFYTMYHIQTACQIQVAALCSAGGEQNLIMLDRNIHRPVATGTVGWAGSTFGPMHKSRLGEHEFEALMRTLDNLGYRTGYAYRFPVLLERSRTRREVEVPATVTSFSFHEDGVQPHPRLHPHAQRQQQKTRWLNTPNLYQKVSQDQASPGHRTTWQKTEENTQGSGKAIKIENPNQFVPLFTNPKEVLETRNKIREQNRQDMKTAGPRSQVLASVITDNSPPSPEAVEPPATLEPETPNPFNELTDQELEEYRKEVQRKQHSQQDGVEEEVNDSGTSPTTSPKKTPPSGQSFGTELLSH; this is encoded by the exons tcCTTTAGAGAGGAGCTGGATGTGCTGATTCAGGAGCAGATGAAGAAAGAAGGAAGTTCCTCCAATATGTGGGCTCTCAGACAGATCGCAGACTTCATGGCCACTCACGGATCTCCAGCCTCGCTGCCCATCACTCAATCCA CCGTTACCATGGTGAGCCCCATTAACGATCTGCACGGATGGGAGCCGGGCTCCATGGTGAAGGGGGAGAGACTGATGCGCTGCAAGCTGGCTAGTGTTCACCGTCTGGTGGATCTGTACGGCTGGGCCCAGCTGGCCAGCACGTGCCTCACA ATGCGTGTTAGTAAAGAGCAGGAACATTTCCTCGTGCTGCCGGATGGTCTGGCCTACGGGGAGGTGACTGCCTCCAGTCTG GTGAAGGTGAATATTCTCGGGGAGGTGGTAGAGAAAGGCAGCACTACTCTGGGAGTGGATCTGTCTGCATTCAGCTTGCACTCTGCCATCTATTCAGCTCGACCGGACGTCCGCTGCCTGCTGCACCTCCACACTCCAGCCATAGCTGCG gtgtcagccaTGAAATGTGGCCTTCTACCGCTATCCCATGAGGCTTTGCTGGTGGGCGAGGTAGCTTATTATGACTATAATGGAGTGATGGAGGCAGAAGAGGACAGAGTTGAACTCCAGAAGAGCCTCGGCCCTACATGCAAG GTGCTGGTATTGAGGAACCATGGAATCGTGGCCCTGGGAGATTCAGTGGAGGAGGCCTTTTACACAATGTACCACATCCAGACCGCCTGTCAAATACAG GTGGCAGCACTGTGCAGCGCTGGAGGGGAACAAAACCTAATCATGCTGGACCGCAACATTCACAGGCCAGTCGCCACAGGCACTGTGGGTTGGGCCGGATCCACCTTCGGCCCCATGCACAAGAGCAGGCTGGGAGAACATGAGTTTGAAGCATTGATGAGGACGCTGGACAATCTG GGTTACCGTACAGGATACGCCTACCGCTTCCCAGTGCTGCTGGAGCGCTCCAGAACCAGGAGAGAGGTGGAGGTTCCTGCCACCGTCACATCATTTTCCTTTCACGAGGACGGGGTTCAGCCTCATCCCCGACTCCATCCCCATGCCCAGAGACAACAGCAGAAGACTAGATGGCTGAACACCCCAAATCTCTATCAAAAAGTCAGCCAGGACCAGGCCAGTCCGGGACATCGGACCACG TGGCAGAAGACAGAGGAAAACACACAGGGCAGTGGAAAGGCTATTAAGATTGAGAATCCAAACCAGTTTGTCCCTCTGTTCACCAACCCAAAGGAGGTGCTTGAGACTAGAAATAAG ATAAGAGAGCAGAATCGTCAGGACATGAAGACAGCTGGACCTCGGTCTCAGGTGTTAGCCAGTGTCATCACAGACAACAGTCCACCG TCTCCAGAGGCTGTGGAGCCTCCAGCCACACTGGAACCAGAGACTCCAAACCCCTTCAATGAGCTGACGGATCAGGAGCTGGAGGAATACCGCAAGGAGGTGCAGCGCAAACAACACAGCCAGCAGGACG GTGTGGAGGAGGAGGTGAATGACTCGGGGACTTCCCCAACTACCTCCCCCAAAAAGACCCCACCATCAG GACAATCGTTTGGTACTGAGCTCTTGTCTCACTA A
- the add2 gene encoding beta-adducin isoform X5, giving the protein MSRTPTPKGTPVQHSPVDGECLEGEMIQSPQQSTPSSGLKKRISSLLQSPSFREELDVLIQEQMKKEGSSSNMWALRQIADFMATHGSPASLPITQSTVTMVSPINDLHGWEPGSMVKGERLMRCKLASVHRLVDLYGWAQLASTCLTMRVSKEQEHFLVLPDGLAYGEVTASSLVKVNILGEVVEKGSTTLGVDLSAFSLHSAIYSARPDVRCLLHLHTPAIAAVSAMKCGLLPLSHEALLVGEVAYYDYNGVMEAEEDRVELQKSLGPTCKVLVLRNHGIVALGDSVEEAFYTMYHIQTACQIQVAALCSAGGEQNLIMLDRNIHRPVATGTVGWAGSTFGPMHKSRLGEHEFEALMRTLDNLGYRTGYAYRFPVLLERSRTRREVEVPATVTSFSFHEDGVQPHPRLHPHAQRQQQKTRWLNTPNLYQKVSQDQASPGHRTTWQKTEENTQGSGKAIKIENPNQFVPLFTNPKEVLETRNKIREQNRQDMKTAGPRSQVLASVITDNSPPSPEAVEPPATLEPETPNPFNELTDQELEEYRKEVQRKQHSQQDEITSLRFCVLTSFLHDSTPEH; this is encoded by the exons tcCTTTAGAGAGGAGCTGGATGTGCTGATTCAGGAGCAGATGAAGAAAGAAGGAAGTTCCTCCAATATGTGGGCTCTCAGACAGATCGCAGACTTCATGGCCACTCACGGATCTCCAGCCTCGCTGCCCATCACTCAATCCA CCGTTACCATGGTGAGCCCCATTAACGATCTGCACGGATGGGAGCCGGGCTCCATGGTGAAGGGGGAGAGACTGATGCGCTGCAAGCTGGCTAGTGTTCACCGTCTGGTGGATCTGTACGGCTGGGCCCAGCTGGCCAGCACGTGCCTCACA ATGCGTGTTAGTAAAGAGCAGGAACATTTCCTCGTGCTGCCGGATGGTCTGGCCTACGGGGAGGTGACTGCCTCCAGTCTG GTGAAGGTGAATATTCTCGGGGAGGTGGTAGAGAAAGGCAGCACTACTCTGGGAGTGGATCTGTCTGCATTCAGCTTGCACTCTGCCATCTATTCAGCTCGACCGGACGTCCGCTGCCTGCTGCACCTCCACACTCCAGCCATAGCTGCG gtgtcagccaTGAAATGTGGCCTTCTACCGCTATCCCATGAGGCTTTGCTGGTGGGCGAGGTAGCTTATTATGACTATAATGGAGTGATGGAGGCAGAAGAGGACAGAGTTGAACTCCAGAAGAGCCTCGGCCCTACATGCAAG GTGCTGGTATTGAGGAACCATGGAATCGTGGCCCTGGGAGATTCAGTGGAGGAGGCCTTTTACACAATGTACCACATCCAGACCGCCTGTCAAATACAG GTGGCAGCACTGTGCAGCGCTGGAGGGGAACAAAACCTAATCATGCTGGACCGCAACATTCACAGGCCAGTCGCCACAGGCACTGTGGGTTGGGCCGGATCCACCTTCGGCCCCATGCACAAGAGCAGGCTGGGAGAACATGAGTTTGAAGCATTGATGAGGACGCTGGACAATCTG GGTTACCGTACAGGATACGCCTACCGCTTCCCAGTGCTGCTGGAGCGCTCCAGAACCAGGAGAGAGGTGGAGGTTCCTGCCACCGTCACATCATTTTCCTTTCACGAGGACGGGGTTCAGCCTCATCCCCGACTCCATCCCCATGCCCAGAGACAACAGCAGAAGACTAGATGGCTGAACACCCCAAATCTCTATCAAAAAGTCAGCCAGGACCAGGCCAGTCCGGGACATCGGACCACG TGGCAGAAGACAGAGGAAAACACACAGGGCAGTGGAAAGGCTATTAAGATTGAGAATCCAAACCAGTTTGTCCCTCTGTTCACCAACCCAAAGGAGGTGCTTGAGACTAGAAATAAG ATAAGAGAGCAGAATCGTCAGGACATGAAGACAGCTGGACCTCGGTCTCAGGTGTTAGCCAGTGTCATCACAGACAACAGTCCACCG TCTCCAGAGGCTGTGGAGCCTCCAGCCACACTGGAACCAGAGACTCCAAACCCCTTCAATGAGCTGACGGATCAGGAGCTGGAGGAATACCGCAAGGAGGTGCAGCGCAAACAACACAGCCAGCAGGACG AAATCACTAGCTTGAGGTTTTGTGTCCTGACATCATTTCTTCATGATTCAACACCTGAGCACTGA
- the add2 gene encoding beta-adducin isoform X3, which produces MKKEGSSSNMWALRQIADFMATHGSPASLPITQSTVTMVSPINDLHGWEPGSMVKGERLMRCKLASVHRLVDLYGWAQLASTCLTMRVSKEQEHFLVLPDGLAYGEVTASSLVKVNILGEVVEKGSTTLGVDLSAFSLHSAIYSARPDVRCLLHLHTPAIAAVSAMKCGLLPLSHEALLVGEVAYYDYNGVMEAEEDRVELQKSLGPTCKVLVLRNHGIVALGDSVEEAFYTMYHIQTACQIQVAALCSAGGEQNLIMLDRNIHRPVATGTVGWAGSTFGPMHKSRLGEHEFEALMRTLDNLGYRTGYAYRFPVLLERSRTRREVEVPATVTSFSFHEDGVQPHPRLHPHAQRQQQKTRWLNTPNLYQKVSQDQASPGHRTTWQKTEENTQGSGKAIKIENPNQFVPLFTNPKEVLETRNKIREQNRQDMKTAGPRSQVLASVITDNSPPSPEAVEPPATLEPETPNPFNELTDQELEEYRKEVQRKQHSQQDGVEEEVNDSGTSPTTSPKKTPPSDGKITDAVQNDKGDEKKQQEELEKQMKALSTTDTSETTPVPPTAPTNKPAGNTPEGSPSKSPSKKKKKFKAPCFLKKSKKQKEKAES; this is translated from the exons ATGAAGAAAGAAGGAAGTTCCTCCAATATGTGGGCTCTCAGACAGATCGCAGACTTCATGGCCACTCACGGATCTCCAGCCTCGCTGCCCATCACTCAATCCA CCGTTACCATGGTGAGCCCCATTAACGATCTGCACGGATGGGAGCCGGGCTCCATGGTGAAGGGGGAGAGACTGATGCGCTGCAAGCTGGCTAGTGTTCACCGTCTGGTGGATCTGTACGGCTGGGCCCAGCTGGCCAGCACGTGCCTCACA ATGCGTGTTAGTAAAGAGCAGGAACATTTCCTCGTGCTGCCGGATGGTCTGGCCTACGGGGAGGTGACTGCCTCCAGTCTG GTGAAGGTGAATATTCTCGGGGAGGTGGTAGAGAAAGGCAGCACTACTCTGGGAGTGGATCTGTCTGCATTCAGCTTGCACTCTGCCATCTATTCAGCTCGACCGGACGTCCGCTGCCTGCTGCACCTCCACACTCCAGCCATAGCTGCG gtgtcagccaTGAAATGTGGCCTTCTACCGCTATCCCATGAGGCTTTGCTGGTGGGCGAGGTAGCTTATTATGACTATAATGGAGTGATGGAGGCAGAAGAGGACAGAGTTGAACTCCAGAAGAGCCTCGGCCCTACATGCAAG GTGCTGGTATTGAGGAACCATGGAATCGTGGCCCTGGGAGATTCAGTGGAGGAGGCCTTTTACACAATGTACCACATCCAGACCGCCTGTCAAATACAG GTGGCAGCACTGTGCAGCGCTGGAGGGGAACAAAACCTAATCATGCTGGACCGCAACATTCACAGGCCAGTCGCCACAGGCACTGTGGGTTGGGCCGGATCCACCTTCGGCCCCATGCACAAGAGCAGGCTGGGAGAACATGAGTTTGAAGCATTGATGAGGACGCTGGACAATCTG GGTTACCGTACAGGATACGCCTACCGCTTCCCAGTGCTGCTGGAGCGCTCCAGAACCAGGAGAGAGGTGGAGGTTCCTGCCACCGTCACATCATTTTCCTTTCACGAGGACGGGGTTCAGCCTCATCCCCGACTCCATCCCCATGCCCAGAGACAACAGCAGAAGACTAGATGGCTGAACACCCCAAATCTCTATCAAAAAGTCAGCCAGGACCAGGCCAGTCCGGGACATCGGACCACG TGGCAGAAGACAGAGGAAAACACACAGGGCAGTGGAAAGGCTATTAAGATTGAGAATCCAAACCAGTTTGTCCCTCTGTTCACCAACCCAAAGGAGGTGCTTGAGACTAGAAATAAG ATAAGAGAGCAGAATCGTCAGGACATGAAGACAGCTGGACCTCGGTCTCAGGTGTTAGCCAGTGTCATCACAGACAACAGTCCACCG TCTCCAGAGGCTGTGGAGCCTCCAGCCACACTGGAACCAGAGACTCCAAACCCCTTCAATGAGCTGACGGATCAGGAGCTGGAGGAATACCGCAAGGAGGTGCAGCGCAAACAACACAGCCAGCAGGACG GTGTGGAGGAGGAGGTGAATGACTCGGGGACTTCCCCAACTACCTCCCCCAAAAAGACCCCACCATCAG ATGGAAAAATCACAGATGCTGTGCAGAACGATAAAGGCGATGAAAAGAAACAGCAGGAGGAGCTAGAAAAACAAATGAAGGCCCTGTCCACCACTGACACTTCAGAAACCACACCGGTCCCACCCACTGCCCCGACTAACAAGCCTGCAGGCAACACCCCAGAGGGCTCACCTTCCAAATCGCCAtcgaagaaaaaaaagaagttcaAGGCCCCTTGTTTTCTAAAGAAAAGcaagaaacaaaaagagaaagcAGAATCTTGA
- the snrnp27 gene encoding U4/U6.U5 small nuclear ribonucleoprotein 27 kDa protein isoform X1, protein MGRSRSRTPPRRDGAALTTQSRSSERRRSRSSSRDRERRRRERERSRDRDRRRSHSRSPHRRRSRSPRRHRSSSLSPLRQKDRRDDDRKEVKDKPAKVHQISAEDMQGKTEEEIEMMKLMGFGAFDSTKGKKKEGSDAAFAFNVSQKRKYRQYMNRKGGFNRPLDFIA, encoded by the exons ATGGGAAGAAGCAGGAGCCGAACACCACCACGACGAG atggagcagcgtTAACTACACAGAGCCGCAGTTCAG AGAGACGGCGTTCACGCTCGTCCTCGCGAGATCGTGAGAGGAGGCGCAGGGAGCGCGAGAGGTCCCGGGACAGAGACCGGCGAAGGTCACACTCACGCTCCCCCCACAGACGCAGATCCAG GTCTCCACGGCGACACCGTTCCTCCTCCCTATCTCCACTGCGGCAGAAGGACAGACGGGACGATGACCGGAAGGAAGTTAAGGACAAACCAGCAAAGGTCCATCAGATATCAG CTGAGGACATGCAAGGAAAGACTGAGGAGGAAATAGAGATGATGAAACTGATGGGCTTTGGAGCCTTTGACAGTACAAAG GGCAAGAAGAAGGAGGGATCTGATGCTGCGTTTGCATTTAACGTGTCGCAAAAGAGAAAATACAG GCAATACATGAACAGGAAAGGTGGTTTCAACAGACCTTTGGATTTCATTGCCTGA
- the snrnp27 gene encoding U4/U6.U5 small nuclear ribonucleoprotein 27 kDa protein isoform X2 — MGRSRSRTPPRRERRRSRSSSRDRERRRRERERSRDRDRRRSHSRSPHRRRSRSPRRHRSSSLSPLRQKDRRDDDRKEVKDKPAKVHQISAEDMQGKTEEEIEMMKLMGFGAFDSTKGKKKEGSDAAFAFNVSQKRKYRQYMNRKGGFNRPLDFIA; from the exons ATGGGAAGAAGCAGGAGCCGAACACCACCACGACGAG AGAGACGGCGTTCACGCTCGTCCTCGCGAGATCGTGAGAGGAGGCGCAGGGAGCGCGAGAGGTCCCGGGACAGAGACCGGCGAAGGTCACACTCACGCTCCCCCCACAGACGCAGATCCAG GTCTCCACGGCGACACCGTTCCTCCTCCCTATCTCCACTGCGGCAGAAGGACAGACGGGACGATGACCGGAAGGAAGTTAAGGACAAACCAGCAAAGGTCCATCAGATATCAG CTGAGGACATGCAAGGAAAGACTGAGGAGGAAATAGAGATGATGAAACTGATGGGCTTTGGAGCCTTTGACAGTACAAAG GGCAAGAAGAAGGAGGGATCTGATGCTGCGTTTGCATTTAACGTGTCGCAAAAGAGAAAATACAG GCAATACATGAACAGGAAAGGTGGTTTCAACAGACCTTTGGATTTCATTGCCTGA